Within the Corallococcus exiguus genome, the region ACGACGCCCGGCGCGGCCGGGTCGATTTCACAGGCCTTGAGCAGCTCCTCCGCGTCCTTGGATGCGCCCACCGTCTTGCAGTGCAGGTAGGCCTCCTGCACGAAGTGGCGCGACTCGCCGTCCTTCTTCAACGTGGCCACGCTCGCGGCGCCGCCGGGGATGAAGACGCCGTCGTACTCCACGGAGGCCGTGGTCATGGCGCTCTTGTCCACTGGCACGTCCTTGCCGTTGGAGGCCTTCACCGTGCCCAGGCGCTTGGCGATGACCTTCAGTTGGGCACCTTGTGACTCCAACTCCTTGCGCAGGGCCATCAGCTCGTCCGCGTCCACGCCGTCCGCGACGAGCACGCCAATCTTCCGCGTCTTGATGGACGGCGGCGTGGCCAGCTTCATGGCCTCCATGCTCAGGGCCTTGGACGCGGGAGGGCCCTTGGGCGTGACGGGCGTGGCCTTGGGCGCGGGCAGGCCCAGCCCTTCCGCCACGGCCGACACCAGGAGGGCGTCGATCTTCGCGAAGTGCTCCAGCACGCGCTCCTGGATGGCCTTCGTCTCCACCTTGCCCAGTTCGAAGCGGCACGCGTCGATGAGGTGCTGCTGCTCCGGTTCGGACAGGCTGCGGAAGAAGAGGGCTGCCTGGCTGTAGTGGTCGTTGAAGGAGGCGGCGCGCTCGCGCACCTTCTTGCCGCTCACCTGCTCCGGGTGGTGCACGTAGCCGCCCTGCTGCTGGGCCGCGAGGAACGGGCAGCCGCCGCCCAGCGAGTTGGGGAAGTAGTTGGCGCGGCCCACGTTGCTCGTGTGCCGGCCGAAGCCGTCCTGCTGGTGGTTGTGCACCGGCGCCACCGGGCGGTTGATGGGAATCTCCGCGAAGTTCGGCCCGCCCAGGCGCGTCAGCTGCGTGTCCAGGTACGAGAAGAGTCGCGCCTGCATCAGCGGATCATCCGTGAAGTCGATGCCCGGCACGATGTTGGCCACGCAGAAGGCGACCTGCTCCGTCTCCGCGAAGAAGTTGGTCGGGTTGCGGTTGAGCGTGAGCTTGCCCACGGGCTGCACCGGCGCCACCTCCTCCGGGATGAGCTTGGTCGCGTCCAGCAGGTCCACGCCCAGCGCCTGCGCGTCCTTCTCCTCCAGGATTTGAACGCCCAGCTCGTACTCGGGGAAGTCGCCCTGCTCGATGGCCTCGTAGAGGTCGCGGCGGTGGAAGTCCGGGTCCTTGCCGCCGAGCTTCTGCGCTTCATCCCAGACGAGCGAGTGCGTACCCAGCAGCGGCTTCCAGTGGAACTTCACGAAGCGCGCGGTGTTCTTTTCGTCGATGAAGCGGAAGGTGTGGACGCCGAAGCCCTGCATCATCCGGAAGCTGCGCGGGATGGCGCGGTCGGACATGATCCACATGATCATGTGCATCGTTTCCGGGACGAGCGACACGAAGTCCCAGAAGGAGTCATGCGCCGTCTGCGCCTGGGGAATCTCGTGGTGGGGTTCCGGCTTGGCGGCGTGGATGATGTCCGGGAACTTGATGCCGTCCTGGATGAAGAAGACGGGGATGTTGTTGCCCACCAGGTCGAAGTTGCCTTCCTCCGTGTAGAACTTCACCGCGAAGCCGCGCACGTCACGCGC harbors:
- a CDS encoding catalase, which codes for MTSQKQPDAVRVDEKSKDQQLAKDRAEPTGNFLTTDQGIRVEHTDDSLKIGARGPTLLEDFHFREKITRFDHERIPERVVHARGAGAHGYFQVYESQAKYTRAKFLQDPSKKTPVFVRFSTVAGSRGSADTARDVRGFAVKFYTEEGNFDLVGNNIPVFFIQDGIKFPDIIHAAKPEPHHEIPQAQTAHDSFWDFVSLVPETMHMIMWIMSDRAIPRSFRMMQGFGVHTFRFIDEKNTARFVKFHWKPLLGTHSLVWDEAQKLGGKDPDFHRRDLYEAIEQGDFPEYELGVQILEEKDAQALGVDLLDATKLIPEEVAPVQPVGKLTLNRNPTNFFAETEQVAFCVANIVPGIDFTDDPLMQARLFSYLDTQLTRLGGPNFAEIPINRPVAPVHNHQQDGFGRHTSNVGRANYFPNSLGGGCPFLAAQQQGGYVHHPEQVSGKKVRERAASFNDHYSQAALFFRSLSEPEQQHLIDACRFELGKVETKAIQERVLEHFAKIDALLVSAVAEGLGLPAPKATPVTPKGPPASKALSMEAMKLATPPSIKTRKIGVLVADGVDADELMALRKELESQGAQLKVIAKRLGTVKASNGKDVPVDKSAMTTASVEYDGVFIPGGAASVATLKKDGESRHFVQEAYLHCKTVGASKDAEELLKACEIDPAAPGVVAGSKAGAGAALATAFAKALAKHRHWDRKDNDRVPA